The Elusimicrobiota bacterium genomic sequence TTATTTAAATTCCCAGTCTGCTTATCTTGGTAAAATATAACATGCCTTTAAAGCTCGGCCATTTGGAGCTGTCCTTGAGCATTATCCAGTCCCCCATGGCGGCCTGCACGGACCTGCCTTTCCGGCTCATCGCCCGGGAGAAGGGGCTGGGCTTCTCCTTCCTTGAGATGGTCTCGGCTCAGGCCCTGGTGCGGGAAAGTGAGAAGACTTTGCGCCTCCTTCAAAAAACCCCGGAGGACAGACCTCTCGGGGCCCAGCTTTTAGGCTGCGACCCAGACAACATGGCCGAGGCCGGGCGCATGATCGAGGGCCTGGGCTTCGACCTTCTCGACCTCAACCTCGGCTGTCCCGTTAAGAAAGTGGTCTCCAACGGCGAGGGCTCGGCCCTTCTTCGCGATCCTCGCAAGGCCGGGGCCGTGTTCTCGGCCGTGCGCAAGGCGGTCAAGAAAATCCCGGTCACCGTCAAGATGCGCAAGGGCTACCAGGACGAGAGCGGGGAAGAAGCCGTCATCCTCGCCAAGGTCGCCCAAGACTGCGGCCTCGACGCCGTGACCGTGCACGGCCGCACCCAGGCCCAAGGCTACTCCGGGAAGTCCGATTACGCGGCCATCGGCAAGGTCAAGGCCGCC encodes the following:
- the dusB gene encoding tRNA dihydrouridine synthase DusB codes for the protein MPLKLGHLELSLSIIQSPMAACTDLPFRLIAREKGLGFSFLEMVSAQALVRESEKTLRLLQKTPEDRPLGAQLLGCDPDNMAEAGRMIEGLGFDLLDLNLGCPVKKVVSNGEGSALLRDPRKAGAVFSAVRKAVKKIPVTVKMRKGYQDESGEEAVILAKVAQDCGLDAVTVHGRTQAQGYSGKSDYAAIGKVKAAVSIPVIGNGDVIAPEDARRLRQTSSCDGIMIGRAGLGNPWIYKNLDKAMAGNAEPAYLPSVEERCRTVLKHLELEILHQGERQAALNMRRIALWYTAGLPNAKALRVAVCRTMDVSEIGRLIEDFFAALPADAPPPRAPLLLAE